TTTTCTTAGAGCTAATGGTAATTGGTCTGTCTGGCTGTTGGTTGAATAGCTCAAGGCATTAACGTATTCTTAAGAACAAGCATCCATCCTCTTGGGACACAGAGcaagtctgtgtgtgtgtaaaaccaTCCTAGAACTCCTCACATGAATATCATAGCACAATACTGTAGTACAGATGCTGTGACATGAACAGCTTTTTCTGTAGGCAGACATCCATGTGTCTTCAGGCTGGGCTTACAAAGGGTCAAGCCCTATTGTTATGCTGCAGCTTCTTCTTCCAGGTGCATAATTTGCCAAGCTGCCCTGTGCTGAAGAACTTCCAGCAGACGGTTGAGCGTCGATCTGTCGAGTcgctgcttttccttctggaagATGGTTCAAGGTGATTGCCTGTATCCAGCCTTAGGGGTTGTCTTAGGCTTACCCAGGGTGGATGAGCCACACCAGCTTATTTTGGCAGATGGAAGTCCTTTCTGATCTGCTGCATTCCCCCACCAGAGGCTACTGCCCCCTCATGAGGTCTGTACTTCAGCCATTGCAGTGTAAAGTCCAGTGCCTCAGGTCAAGAGCATGAGCTAGGAAGGAGTGTGTCCATGCTGAGGAAGCCGAGACATGGGCTTACGTCCTGTCTTGCTGACAGTTGTTGAGAGTAGTCTCCAAGGAACAGCAGTAAGCCATGGGATAGGCAGTGAGTGCTCAGTTGCCATGTTGTTATGTGAACCtgtgtgaaaagcagaagaaagtagGAGATACTTCCAGCCTGAGGCTGCACAGAGAAGGCTGTCCTTGCCAATCCACAAGTACACTAAAAATTCTAGCCTAGGAAGTTCATCCTAAGGGTGGCACCCGCACAGCTAGGCTGAGAAGTGCTGGTGCTAGTGGAAAAGATGATGCCAGGCCCTGCACACATGTAACTGCTTGTAAAAGAATCTGCTGCTACCTGCAGTTAGTTACCTCCTCCACAGTTGTTTGCAAAGGTGGCTGAGTTACCAGCCTAGCAGCTGTTTGCACATTCATTTGCAGCTGCCCTATTAACCAGCTGTTCTCAGATGGTGGCACAGGACTTGCCTTTTCTGTTAGGGCAGTTGCCCTTAGACTCTTCTTTAACTTGTATTGGAGATCTTGGGTACTGAAAGACTGATTTCCCCCACTCCTGCAACACCCAGGAAAGCCATGGTCACACTCGCCACCCCCCCATTTCCACTGATGTGTTCACTAGGTAGAGGGAGGTTATTCACACCAGAAGTTATTTAAAGACCTCCTTTTTGTTCAATACTGGGATAAAAACTTACTTTTAAACATAGCTGCCACCTTCTTGAGTCCCACCCCTCCCCACCAGTGACCCAAACCACTTCAGTTGCTGTTTTGTGCTTAAGTACAGTCAGCATAGCTGAAAACCATGCATCCAAAAGTCGCACCTAAGGAAACAACATAGCATGAGCACATCAAGGAGTTTCTGTATTTCCCTTTGTGTGGGCCACACCTCAGGAGATGGTTTGTTAACAGCTCTCCCCTCCCAATCTGCAAACAACATTAGAATAGATGTGGTGACTATGCaactgctgaaacaaaaagtaaacaCAGGAATTGCATGTAATACTTCTTAACTATACTCAATACACATTATCAATTTGTAAGAGGAAAGCAGGTTCCCAAGTGCTGGTTTGATTTAATTTGAAAGTTTAAAAACTAGtagatttatttctgtttttttcatagAGAAGTTCTTCAGATGAGTGTTGGTCTCCTTTTCTATACCTTAAGGAAGAACATTACAGAAGCAGTAGATCCCTCATCTCCAGCTGAAAAGCCCAGGTACAAACCAAATCTCTTCCTGTAATTGTTAGAAATTCTCACTTGCTGTCAGCGTGAAAAGCTGGTTCAGAAAGATGTTGAATGTGTGGGGTAAAGAGAATTAATGCTTATCTGCTAGCAAAAGCCTGAGTGCTGCTGGCTATCCATGGAGGAACAAAcattttaggtttgttttgttttcatttttaccaGAAAGCTCATTCTGTACGCTTCTCATGACACTACGCTTATTCCTCTCATGGTGGCACTGGGCATCTTTGATCACAAGTGGCCACCTTATGCTGCAGATGTGACCCTGGAACTGTATCAGCACCAGCACTCCAAAGAGTGGTTTGTTCGCATGTCTTACCATGGACAGGTAAGATCCCAGGGGGAGTCCCTGACACAAATCTCAGGCTTCTGGTTTTGCCATGTGTGCATTTAAAGCTGTGGAACAAGACTTGTTCTGGGCATGCCATCCAGCCAGATAACAGAGTAGGACACCTACAGCACATCCATGGTAGCCAAGATCTCTTTTCTGTTGAGCTGGCTGTTAACCAAGGGAGTTTAGGCAAAGACTTAGAAACTCTCCATGTCTTTGCCATTCCCCTGCCACAGAATGTATCCGTATCAGCAAAAATGGGCTTTGGCAGTGCACAAGATGGGTGATTTTGTCTCTTTGCCTTTACAGGAGCGAGTGGTGAAAGGATGCAGAGCGGGTCTCTGCCCACTCCAAGAATTCCTACAAGTTCTTTCACAGTACTCAGTCAGTCCAGAGGAGTACAATAGCCTGTGCTCCCAAACAGAGGGGAATCAGCAAACCGACTCATGATTAAGTGggcttaaattaaaaatagtttattGCCACAATCTTTGCCTATTTGTTCTTCCATATTCCTGCCAGCCTTCCCTAGTCTAAAGGTGTTTCAAATGAGGGGACTTTTCCCTACCAGACACAGGGTGGCACagtgtcacttttcactgttagCAACAAGATGAAAGAAGCCGCGTAATAGAACGGCTTGAGTTCACTTCTGAGGTAGCCACACAAAAGCACAGAGAGGCTGAAAACAGCAAGGGAGAGAACAGACCTTTTCAAATTGCCCTGCTGCTTCAGGAACACgagagaaaaatctgttcctTGTATGCTGGGGCTGTGGGATGAAGCCCAGCTTGCTCTGTGCTACCAGACTGGAGAGCTTTGACATAACAATTGCTTCTATGAATGGCAAACTGCAGAAGCCACTGTGCCTTTCCCTGTCTTCTGTCATGTTGGAGTTTTTGCTCTGCAGACAGATGAACCTCCAAAATTGCATAGCATTTAGCTACCCATCTTCTTGATGGCATTTTTGGGCACACAAAACCTCTCCAAAGGGACAGAAAGCCTCCAAGCGTCTTCCCTGCACTCCTTTAATTATGGAAATTCTGCTGTGAACAAGCAAAACAACCACAGTGGGCCAAGTACAAGAACATGCACTCTTGGTGAACTCTGCTTAATATGCTTTAAACAAGGAAGTCCAGGGAGCTGCTACTGACCTGGGCTTTGAGCAGCATTGCATCTATTCTGCACTTGTTGAAACAGGAACACAACCAACAGAAGTGCTTCTAACTGAAATGATAATGCTTTTCCCCTGTAAGACAGTACTAAGGATCACTATGTTGTCAAAACCCCCATTTTTCAGTTAGTAAATAAAACCTGGATCTTGACCTACTTTCTTTGGCATATGTAAAGGCTAAAATAGGGGAACCACTGCCTAAAATGGCCCTGCAGTTCTGGTTCTGTGTTACCCCTTTTCACTTAGCAAAACCAGACTGCAGTGATGTTAATGTAAGTCATTGACAGATACATGACTGGAGGCACTACAGTGCCTTCTCCATGAGAAGTGCGGGCTGGATTTACCTCTACTCTTTCATTAGCCTGCCCCCACCACAGTTACATGTTGACACCACACACAGCAGAATAATTTTACTACTAAATACATTGCTGGAAGTCTCACTGAACTGCTATTAGAAGCAgtcaaaaaagcaaacaaaacattgTTATTTTCTACCAAGTTTTGATACAGCCTAGCAACAATGccattatatataaaaaaaaaaaaataaatcaatgtcCTACCCTTGTGTAAGAACAGTGTGTTCTGCTCTCATCAGCTCTCTCTTATGCGTGGTATAAATCATTTGGAGAACACTGATGGAAATATTATGTATACAACTACGTTACTTGAGAGGCACAGACTCCCTCCATGAGAAGCTTTGGCCATACCAGTAGACGAAGGGAATTCCACATACCTTCTCCTAAAGAAGAGCTAGGAGCATCTCTCAGCAAAACTGACCAGCTACCAACCAGGTTAAAAACTGCAACACAGAACTCAGCAGCACAAGCTGCCCTAGTGCATGTAAGGTAGTTACAGGGTACTGCATTCACACTGTTAAGACAATCACATCACTCCGGGCAGGGTAGGAAGACATTTCAGTAACAGAAGACCAAACATAGGCCAGCTTCTTGGCAGTAGCTAGGAAGAAGCCTCCACTGGGAACAGGTTACTTCTTTGTTGTCTCCTGCAGGGTTTGTGCTCCAGCATTACCCTTCCCCTTGGTATGGAAGCAGTTGGACCATGCATTGGTCTCGTCCTACTGAGCAACTCCATAGTAGCCATGGCCCACAGTATGAAAGAGGAGTTATTTCTGACCACAACTAacataaataatgttttcagaGGAGGATTGGTGGGACAGTAGGAGACTCTTAAGACACAGGTAAGTGGAAGTGCTGAGCTGCAAACACAGCATGCAAGACCTGAGGCATTTCTGACAGCATGGAATaaacatttacagaaataaacaatTCCATAAGGAATCAGTGCATTCACATGAATAGGCAGACTCTCTGCAAGAACTGGGAAAGACAAATCCCAggggacagaaaacaaaaaaaatccaaaactttcTTACCCTGTTGATGTAAGAACTGCTCCTGACATGAGCAGCTAACATGTTCAACCTCAGGTTCCCTCAAGCCTCCAGGCTCAAGCTGGAGCTGCTATCCCAAGTTAGGCTGCCTCCCTTGCCATTTTAGTACAATGCAGTTAACATAGGCTGGTCAACTGAAACCTAGAAGACTTTTTGTCCATGTTGCATTGCAAACCTTCCTCATATAGTATGTTTCATTTAAGGCAGTGGCAGTATAGTAGGCAATCATCAAGAAAGACAACCACTTAAATTTAGGGGTTTGTTTTCTCATGTAAAACATCCTCTTTTAAAGCTTCCAGTACACCAGGCAACACAGCATCACTTTCCTTTCCTGACTCATGCTCTGACTCGGGCAAGAACAACAGTAAGCTTAAAACCTGAGTGTGTAATCAATCATGAGGACCTACATCTCTCAGCACAAAAAGCTTGCTGGTTGAAAGTCAAAGAAGATCAAGAGGATAGTGAGCCTGGTGTATTTGTCAATAAGCCCAACATAATAAAGATAGAAGCTTGAGTTTGGGTCTTTCTAAGGCCTGAAGAACACTCCTAATAATACATTTCAACCTTAAGTGGAAAAAGCACGATAAAGCTAGGTGTTACACAGAAACTGAAGTGACTGGAAACTATGTGGACTGACTCAAACCTGAAAAATCTTTCAATTAAGGTCACTTCACCAGAAAGATGACACAGCACACATGCAAGAcaacttacctttttttttagattaaGAGTTGCTACCAATCAGTACAGTGAAGTACACTCTACTAAATACAGGCCTATATCAATCATGAATCATTTCTTCTCAAGCAGTATCAAAATAGGGAATAGGTTTTAGCCAACAGCCTGCCAAGGCCGTGAAACAAAAGCATTCACCATTGGGAGTGCAGAAGTGAAACGCAGCCTCTTCTGCCACCACAACGAAAACCAGCATAGCGGACAGTCAGCATACCAAGCACCACAAAAATTAAGCCCTGTGTATACTCTATTTGTGGTATCTCCAACACTCTGGCAGAACAAATGTTGTGTTCCAACAGTCTAAGAAGCATGCTCAGGGTTACACACTTACCCCAGGAAGAGTTGGGTACCCACATCTGTTCCAGGTCAGGATATGTATATTGCACCAGAAGCACTACCAGCATTCGAATCCCAGCCAAGGCTGATGCAAATTAGATCTCCACATCTTCGTCTGTCTTCTGAAATGCTCCCCATTAGATACCACCAGGAGGTCAGGATTAAACTCTTAAGGCTGGCTATTTGTCATGTTCTTTGGTAGATTAGGTAGCCCATGATACAGGTACAAAGCTCAAGTTTATTCGGAGGGTGCTTAAACCTGTCAGTGTACTTCACTGATGACCTGTTTGCAACAGTCTACTACCTTCAACAAGCAGATTTCAAATAGTTTAAACTTTTGATTTAGCAGGCGCATTACTTTGCGTTTCAGAAGTTCACCATCTGCTGGGTTTACCTTTTAAGTCTCTCCATGCTCCGGCTGCGCAGCCATCTGGGATGAGATAATTTGAACAGCAGACTGTTTCCTCCCATGTTACTagagaggaagagcagccaaGCATGTATGAATAAAGCCTATTTCATTCTTTCAAACAAAGGTGGAGGAGGagaattttaaagtttaaagaaaaaaaaaaaaaagaagaggaggaggggaaggaaactAAAAATGGTAACCCCACTTTCCGTCTCAACTGCACCGTGACTACCAGAGCTGAGTCACAGTTACTATTGATTACAAATAAGAAGGAGAGAACGGAGCCTAAATTACAgatcccaaggtgaatttgcaaGGCTGGCAGCTAGAAAGCttttgcatttgcaaagcaaaaaggggagaagtaaaatcagagcaaaacaaagactTTCAGTCTACATCTGCCAAGTTGTTTTTCTGACTGAAGCCAGCTAAGGCATTAGCCTCTCTTGTCCATCAGCTACTGCAAACCAGGTAACAACCCTAAGATTAAGTGCACCGACATGGACTCGGGAGAATCCATGACTTTTGTTAAGATACCAAATGCATCTTAAGTTAGACAGATGCAGGAGTTTTAATCATCCAgcatctttaaaatgtattgtttCACTGTCAAATGACTTTGACACAGTGAATCCCCCACGCTGATTTTTCTAGAATAAATTGCAGTCACCTCAAATTCTTTGCTAGTCAAAACACCAGATCAAGCAGAAGAGGCACTGAGAAAGACTGTTAAAAACCAGCCAAACAAGATAGAACAACAAAgcccccaccacacacacaaaaaacaaaccctccaGCTTATTTCTATGTCAATCAAGAACTTTGCTTTGTTCAACATGGTAAAACCAGTCAGGATTCATGGCAGAACACTCACAAAGGTTGTACTGTGACAATTCCTGTGCAAGGTCCTCAAAAGGGAGCTGCGCAACCACCATTTAAAGAAGAGGCAACTCCACTCTGCAGACATAACACTTACTGTGTCACTGTCAGCTCTCTCTAAAATCTTGACAAGTCCCTGCTTCAGGCACACTGCTTGTCTTGTTAGAGGGAAGCACCACAACATACAACCTACACTTTGTCAAAAGAGTAATTCTCACCCAAAATCACTGTAAATTTGCATGACAGCACAAAGGTAAATTGGGAAGCAGGCAACAGAAGGCTCTGAGGCTTGTGTGCCTCTTGACAGTGCATGGCTCCATTCACTTTGTAACACTACCAATGAAATCTGGTTAAGCCACCGACGGCAATTCATTTTCCACCTGTTAAGGATCAGTTAATTCTGCAAAACTCTTGCATTCCAGCATATTAAAGGCATTCATTCTCCACATGAAGTTTCACACTAATAGCCAGCCCTCTGAGGAAACTATTCATTGAAATCATTTCAAGTAACAGTaagtggaaggaagcagagagattACACATTCCATATACAGCCCTGGGGGACCAGAGAACAGACAGCCACAGAGCCTACCCTGCCCTGCATATCCACAGTTGGCTCATCCTGGTCTTCTCCAGGAGAGGGGTTCAACTCCCAGTCCATGTTTCCTCACCCAGTCTTTCACTCCTCACAGACAAAACCGTAAAAGCTTCTTGCTGAAATCCTCTCAAGAGGCAGGTTTGAAAAGACAAGGGATTAGGAAGTGATCAGTGAGAGCTGTGGCAAAGCAAAAATTTACCCAGCAGGGGTGTCCTCATAAAAACCTGCTCACTGGCGATTTCTCTCTCACCTTTGTTATTTAAGTTCATCCCCACTCTCTCAGCCTCCGAGAGGCCCTACCCAACCCAAAGCCCCCATGGGGACACACAGCCCCAGTGCCTTGCACAGCGCTGGACTCTGGGAAAGATCAAACCCATGTGCCTTGTACTGCTGCAAACACTCACCAGGAGGAAGTGATGGAGACAAGTTTCATCCATTCCTAGACCCTCAATAAGTTAAGGAAGATAGACGGTAACTATCATCCCTGAGGCATTCTGAAACAGGACCTCGCTCCAAGGAAAAACAAGCTCAGTTCAGGATTAAGCACACATAAGTGCCTCAAAAGGAACATCTGCTGCCCACAAGACCACACTT
This Lathamus discolor isolate bLatDis1 chromosome 4, bLatDis1.hap1, whole genome shotgun sequence DNA region includes the following protein-coding sequences:
- the ACP6 gene encoding lysophosphatidic acid phosphatase type 6 isoform X2 — translated: MGIDSDTFVDFFLLLDNILAEQVHNLPSCPVLKNFQQTVERRSVESLLFLLEDGSREVLQMSVGLLFYTLRKNITEAVDPSSPAEKPRKLILYASHDTTLIPLMVALGIFDHKWPPYAADVTLELYQHQHSKEWFVRMSYHGQERVVKGCRAGLCPLQEFLQVLSQYSVSPEEYNSLCSQTEGNQQTDS